The Halorussus gelatinilyticus genome contains the following window.
GTTCACCGACCTCGAAACCTACCTCCGCGGACACGGCTGGGGGTCCGCGGACCGCTCCGACTGAGCGACCGCGACGGCCGAACCGCTCACCGCGACCGGAGCCGCGAGAGCCGACTGCCGCCGCCGGCCTCCGCCTCGGCGTCGGCGGTCCGCTGCGCGCGCCGCCGCTGGAGTCGGTTGTACACCACGCCCGCGCCGACGACGAGCGCCATGACGGCCAGCGACCGGAGCTTCGGCTTGATGCCCGGTCGCTCGCGCTCGCCGCCGCCGTCCGTGGTCACGGACTCCCCGCCGGACCCGAGCGAGAACGTTCGAGAGCGCGACTCCTCGCCGTCGCTTCCGCGGTCCATCGACCAACTGAACTCCGAATCGTGAAAGTGGATTTCGAGAATTCCCATGCCACGGAGTTTCGCCGAGCGCGACCTTAGCGGTTGGGGCGGAGGGTCCAACCCGTCGCCGAGTCGTGACGTTCATTAGCACGAACCGACTCGTCGGAGGTATGGACGAGCGACACCGCGAATTTCTCGACGACTTGCTCACGACTCCGAGCCCGTCCGGTTTCGAGGCCGACGTGCAACGGGTGTGGGTCGAGTACGTCTCGGAGTTCGCCGACGAGGTACGAACCGACGAGTACGGGAACGCAGTAGCGATTGTAGAGGGTAGTGACCCCGCAGTCGCGTTCACCGGGCACGCCGACGAAATCGGCCTGATGGTAAACAGCGTGGACGACGAGGGCTTCGTCCGCATCTCGCGGGTCGGCGGCACCGACCGCACGGTGACGAAGGGCCAACACGTCGAAATTCACACCGACGACGGTATCGTCCGGGGCGTCGTCGGCCAGACCGCCATCCACCTCCGGGACCCCGAGGACGAGGAGTTGGAGGACGTGACCGAACAGCACGTGGACGTCGGCGCCGAGAGCGAGGCCGAGGCCCGCGAACTCGTGGACGTGGGCGACCCCATCACCTTCGACACGCCGGTCAGCGAGCTGGAGGGCACCCGGATGGCCGCCCGCGGGATGGACAACCGCGTCGGCATCTGGGTCGCGGCGGAGGCCGCCCGGCGCGCCGCAGAGTCGGACGTCGACGCGACGGTCTACGCGGTCAGTACGGTTCAGGAGGAGTTGGGCAAACAGGGCGCGAAGATGGTCGGGTTCGACCTGCCGGTGGACGCCGCGCTCGCGGTGGACGTGACCCACGCGGTCGATTCGCCAGACATCGCCGACGAGAAGGACCAGCACGGTGAGGTCGAGTTGGGCGCTGGCCCGGTCGTCGCCCGCGGGTCCTCGAACCACCCCGAGGTCGTCCGGACCGTCCGAGAGGCCGCCGACGAGCGCGACCTGCCCCTCCAGTTGCAGGCCGCCGG
Protein-coding sequences here:
- a CDS encoding Tad domain-containing protein, producing MGILEIHFHDSEFSWSMDRGSDGEESRSRTFSLGSGGESVTTDGGGERERPGIKPKLRSLAVMALVVGAGVVYNRLQRRRAQRTADAEAEAGGGSRLSRLRSR
- a CDS encoding M20/M25/M40 family metallo-hydrolase, with translation MDERHREFLDDLLTTPSPSGFEADVQRVWVEYVSEFADEVRTDEYGNAVAIVEGSDPAVAFTGHADEIGLMVNSVDDEGFVRISRVGGTDRTVTKGQHVEIHTDDGIVRGVVGQTAIHLRDPEDEELEDVTEQHVDVGAESEAEARELVDVGDPITFDTPVSELEGTRMAARGMDNRVGIWVAAEAARRAAESDVDATVYAVSTVQEELGKQGAKMVGFDLPVDAALAVDVTHAVDSPDIADEKDQHGEVELGAGPVVARGSSNHPEVVRTVREAADERDLPLQLQAAGRSTGTDADAFYTSQGGIPSLNVGLPNRYMHTPVEVIDTEDLDAATDLLAAFAAESSGRESFSVDI